A genomic window from Acinetobacter lwoffii includes:
- a CDS encoding ABC1 kinase family protein, giving the protein MIPHVSRLLELWRIAAHYRLDTLFPAEELPEKSRHVLSLIRMHPAAWSSRERKNPLKLKLALEEMGPLAIKLGQLLSTRRDLIPPEVLQQLVLLQDQVKPFDNDVAKMRIQESLKADVNTLFARFDTQPLAAASIAQVHTAALHDGREVVVKVTRPNIRQQILQDFEILEWLGQFLEKRLEAARALHLSEIIQDYRQIILNELDLTLEADNTRRMRHHFTGSSMMYVPEIYMDSKDVLVAERITGVPISDIATFDRLGMDRADLARKGLTIFFTQVFRDNFFHADMHPGNVFVETINPANPRFIALDCAIMGELSKHDQMTVARMLLAVMNSDFMQLIQVVHQAGWIPPGTDQDALAREMRRSVGPMVSKPMHELDFAGILIEVMDIARRFHLEIPPQLMLLLKTLVHVEGLGTDLYPELDIWSLAKPILTDWIKAQMNPQKNLKELGQKIPDLLLGAQDLPTLMIDSLNGLKNQSAWHAKQLNELQSMRLQMEHQQKRSWMFGSVMAILLAIAIISPWFVSVILIVLASVLAVWRIAK; this is encoded by the coding sequence ATGATTCCGCATGTTTCACGTTTACTCGAACTTTGGCGCATCGCCGCGCACTATCGACTCGACACGTTGTTTCCTGCGGAAGAATTACCAGAAAAATCCCGGCATGTGCTGTCCCTCATCCGGATGCATCCGGCCGCCTGGTCCAGTCGTGAACGTAAAAATCCGCTCAAGCTGAAACTGGCTTTAGAAGAAATGGGGCCGTTAGCGATCAAGCTTGGCCAGCTACTCTCGACCCGTCGTGACCTGATTCCACCTGAAGTTTTACAGCAACTGGTGTTGCTGCAAGACCAGGTCAAGCCATTTGATAATGACGTGGCCAAGATGCGCATTCAGGAATCCCTGAAAGCTGATGTAAATACCCTGTTCGCGCGTTTCGATACCCAGCCACTGGCAGCGGCTTCGATTGCACAGGTACATACGGCTGCCCTGCATGATGGCCGTGAAGTCGTGGTCAAAGTCACCCGTCCGAATATTCGCCAGCAGATTTTGCAGGATTTTGAAATTCTGGAATGGCTCGGTCAATTTCTGGAAAAACGTCTGGAAGCAGCACGTGCCCTACATTTATCGGAAATCATTCAGGATTATCGACAGATCATTCTGAATGAGCTGGATCTGACGCTGGAAGCCGATAATACCCGCCGCATGCGCCATCATTTTACCGGCTCGAGCATGATGTATGTGCCGGAAATTTACATGGACAGCAAAGATGTTCTGGTGGCCGAGCGTATTACCGGGGTACCAATTTCAGATATCGCGACCTTTGACCGGTTGGGCATGGATCGTGCCGATCTGGCGCGTAAAGGCCTGACCATCTTCTTTACTCAAGTGTTCCGCGATAATTTTTTCCATGCCGATATGCATCCGGGCAACGTCTTTGTAGAAACCATCAATCCGGCCAATCCGCGTTTTATTGCGCTGGACTGCGCGATTATGGGCGAGCTGTCCAAGCATGACCAGATGACCGTAGCACGCATGCTACTGGCGGTCATGAACAGCGACTTTATGCAGCTGATTCAGGTGGTGCATCAGGCCGGCTGGATTCCACCGGGAACTGATCAGGATGCGTTGGCTCGTGAAATGCGCCGCAGTGTGGGGCCAATGGTCTCAAAACCGATGCATGAACTGGACTTTGCCGGCATTCTGATTGAAGTCATGGATATCGCGCGTCGTTTCCATCTGGAAATTCCACCTCAATTAATGTTGTTACTAAAAACATTAGTCCATGTCGAAGGTCTGGGAACCGATCTTTATCCGGAACTGGATATCTGGAGTCTGGCCAAACCAATTCTGACGGACTGGATCAAGGCCCAGATGAATCCGCAAAAGAACCTGAAAGAACTAGGACAGAAAATCCCGGATCTACTTTTAGGGGCACAGGATTTACCGACCCTGATGATCGACAGCTTAAACGGTTTAAAAAATCAGTCGGCCTGGCATGCCAAACAGCTCAATGAATTACAAAGCATGCGCCTGCAAATGGAACATCAACAGAAGCGTAGCTGGATGTTTGGCAGCGTCATGGCCATTCTGCTGGCAATTGCGATTATTTCACCGTGGTTTGTGTCGGTGATTCTGATTGTACTGGCGAGTGTACTGGCCGTCTGGCGGATTGCGAAATAA
- a CDS encoding patatin-like phospholipase family protein, with translation MVQILQKRAPALTIRAGHLARELILQQGLQPEQVDIVPGAAGGPKGIGIQGLDQAIFGEFFPRAPQRRTLVGSSIGSWRFASMAAHGAQQGTERLAELYTNLYFHKKMTRQDVSEVCRGMLLDLVQGKENDLVNHPDYHLAVISIKAQHIFQSDKALPLLASVAGILGTTAVARRHSRYFMQRVISQPNIGEQFKIAEDGFTTHYHALTEQSVLSWLMASASIPGVMAAVNNIPDAPQGYYRDGGLIDYHIDLPFQSKGIVLYPHFTDSITPGWFDKLFKRTSNPENQARTLLLSPSQQYLQSLPLGRLPDRKDFNLKGLDQAQRIQLWKQCIAESQRLGDEFLELVEKQNFAEVMQTL, from the coding sequence ATGGTACAGATTTTACAAAAACGTGCGCCTGCTCTGACGATTCGTGCCGGCCATCTGGCACGTGAGCTGATTCTGCAACAAGGTTTGCAACCCGAACAAGTCGATATTGTACCTGGTGCTGCAGGTGGCCCCAAAGGTATCGGTATCCAGGGACTGGATCAGGCGATTTTTGGTGAGTTTTTTCCACGTGCACCTCAGCGTAGAACTTTGGTGGGTTCTTCGATTGGTAGTTGGCGCTTTGCCAGTATGGCTGCACATGGTGCTCAACAGGGAACCGAACGCTTGGCTGAACTCTATACCAACCTCTATTTTCATAAAAAAATGACCCGTCAGGATGTCAGCGAAGTTTGCCGTGGCATGCTGCTGGATCTGGTACAAGGCAAAGAAAACGATCTAGTCAATCATCCAGATTATCATCTCGCAGTCATTTCAATTAAAGCCCAACATATTTTCCAGAGTGACAAGGCATTGCCGTTGCTGGCTTCTGTGGCTGGAATTCTTGGAACGACCGCAGTCGCGCGCCGGCACAGCCGTTATTTCATGCAACGTGTGATCAGCCAGCCCAATATCGGTGAACAGTTTAAAATCGCTGAAGATGGATTTACCACGCATTATCATGCACTAACCGAACAGAGTGTGTTGTCCTGGTTGATGGCTTCAGCGTCTATTCCCGGGGTGATGGCAGCGGTGAACAATATTCCGGATGCGCCGCAGGGTTATTATCGCGATGGTGGCCTGATTGACTATCACATTGACCTGCCCTTTCAGAGCAAAGGTATTGTGCTGTATCCACATTTTACCGATAGCATTACCCCCGGCTGGTTTGACAAGTTATTTAAACGTACCTCAAATCCGGAAAATCAGGCACGAACTTTGCTGCTTTCTCCCTCGCAGCAATATCTGCAAAGTTTGCCTTTGGGTCGTTTGCCTGACCGTAAAGACTTTAACTTAAAAGGTTTGGACCAGGCCCAACGCATTCAGCTCTGGAAGCAATGTATTGCGGAAAGTCAGCGTCTGGGCGATGAATTTCTGGAACTGGTCGAGAAGCAGAATTTTGCTGAGGTAATGCAGACCTTGTAA
- a CDS encoding Tex family protein, whose product MTDLVQQLAKELAVRPNQVEAAIKLIDEGASVPFIARYRKEVTQGLDDTQLRQLDTRLSYLRDLYERREKVIESLKEQDKLSDDLLARVNAAETKNALEEIYAPYRPKRTSKSFKAKEAGLGPIAEKIFNEAVDPAEALAGFSHEDYPDTESQLDAIQHILIDDWAQNIALTTELKATFAKTAVLKSLVASDEKKEVGKKFRDYFDFSENLNKVPSHRLLAMLRGRQENVLGLKVDGEDDAPLARIETEYNLETVQPQARQDFLKQTAKLFWLGKVRPTIEHSLLTEKRLAAETEAMNVFAENLRHLLLSAPAGARTTLGVDPGIRTGVKLAVVNESGDVLAHSTIYPFAPKDDKDGSLTELARLCREFNVDLIAIGNGTASRETEALVAEMMAANSDLKMTRVSVSEGGASVYSASELASQELPELDVSIRGAVSIARRLQDPLAELVKIDPKSIGVGQYQHDVNQTGLAKTLEAVVEDCVNSVGVDVNTASAAILGYIAGLNKSIAQQIVEFRKENGRFDNRQSLKKVPRLGERTFEQAAGFLRIQDGTEPLDASAVHPESYALVSKIVEAKATTVKDIIGNTEIIRQVNAEEFADEKFGLPTIQDVLAELEKPGRDPRPEFRTAKFRDDITEVAQLSEGMQLEGVVTNVTNFGAFVDVGVHQDGLVHISELANEFVADPHKVVKPGQIVQVRVLNVDAERNRVNLSMRPEGSEAPAKAPRQPRRENNEPRGERKPQGKRPQQGRPQGDRPEGKKPQAAKPQEQKIGGLGALLLQAGIKGSK is encoded by the coding sequence ATGACTGACTTAGTTCAGCAGTTGGCAAAAGAACTTGCCGTACGTCCAAATCAAGTTGAGGCTGCCATCAAGCTTATTGATGAAGGTGCCAGTGTTCCTTTTATTGCACGTTACCGTAAAGAAGTAACGCAAGGCTTAGACGATACGCAACTACGTCAACTCGATACGCGTTTATCATACTTGCGTGATTTGTATGAGCGCCGTGAAAAGGTGATTGAATCACTCAAAGAACAAGATAAATTATCTGATGATTTATTGGCGCGTGTGAATGCGGCCGAAACCAAAAATGCATTAGAAGAAATTTACGCGCCGTACCGCCCAAAACGTACCAGTAAATCATTCAAGGCCAAAGAAGCCGGTTTAGGCCCGATTGCCGAAAAAATCTTTAATGAAGCCGTTGATCCAGCTGAAGCTTTGGCGGGCTTTAGCCATGAAGATTATCCAGATACTGAAAGCCAGCTTGATGCGATCCAGCACATCCTGATTGATGACTGGGCACAAAATATCGCACTGACCACTGAACTTAAAGCGACATTTGCAAAAACTGCCGTGCTGAAAAGTTTAGTTGCAAGTGATGAGAAAAAAGAAGTCGGTAAAAAATTCCGTGATTATTTCGATTTCTCTGAAAACTTGAATAAAGTGCCTTCACATCGTTTATTGGCGATGCTGCGTGGCCGTCAGGAAAACGTTTTAGGCCTGAAAGTTGATGGCGAAGATGATGCTCCATTGGCGCGTATTGAAACTGAATACAATCTTGAAACTGTTCAGCCACAAGCTCGTCAGGATTTCTTGAAGCAAACTGCAAAATTGTTCTGGCTCGGTAAAGTTCGTCCAACGATTGAACATTCATTGCTGACTGAAAAACGTCTGGCTGCTGAAACAGAAGCGATGAACGTCTTTGCTGAAAACCTGCGTCATTTACTGCTGTCTGCACCTGCAGGCGCACGTACCACTTTGGGCGTGGACCCAGGTATCCGTACTGGTGTGAAACTGGCGGTGGTGAACGAGTCTGGTGATGTACTGGCACATAGTACGATTTATCCATTTGCGCCAAAAGATGATAAAGATGGTTCATTAACTGAACTTGCACGTTTATGCCGCGAGTTCAATGTTGACCTGATCGCGATTGGTAATGGTACTGCAAGCCGTGAAACTGAAGCTTTAGTTGCTGAAATGATGGCTGCGAACAGTGATCTGAAAATGACGCGTGTTTCTGTATCTGAAGGAGGTGCATCGGTGTATTCAGCATCTGAACTAGCTTCACAGGAACTGCCTGAACTAGATGTATCTATTCGTGGTGCGGTATCGATTGCACGCCGTTTACAAGATCCACTAGCAGAACTGGTGAAAATCGATCCGAAATCGATTGGTGTGGGTCAGTATCAACATGACGTGAACCAGACCGGTCTGGCGAAAACCTTGGAAGCGGTCGTTGAAGACTGTGTGAACTCAGTGGGTGTGGATGTAAATACTGCATCAGCAGCAATTCTGGGTTATATCGCGGGTCTGAATAAATCGATCGCACAGCAAATTGTGGAATTCCGTAAGGAAAATGGTCGTTTTGACAATCGTCAGTCTTTGAAAAAAGTACCACGTTTAGGCGAGCGTACTTTTGAGCAGGCTGCGGGCTTCTTGCGTATTCAAGATGGTACAGAACCACTGGATGCGTCTGCAGTTCACCCTGAGTCATATGCTTTGGTGAGCAAAATTGTTGAAGCAAAAGCAACGACTGTAAAAGACATCATTGGCAATACTGAAATCATTCGCCAAGTGAATGCAGAAGAATTTGCAGACGAGAAATTTGGTCTGCCGACGATTCAAGACGTATTGGCTGAACTGGAAAAACCGGGCCGTGACCCGCGTCCAGAATTCCGCACTGCTAAATTCCGTGATGACATTACTGAAGTTGCGCAATTGTCTGAAGGCATGCAGCTGGAAGGTGTAGTCACTAACGTGACTAACTTCGGTGCATTTGTCGATGTGGGTGTGCATCAAGACGGTTTGGTACATATTTCTGAACTTGCCAATGAATTTGTCGCTGATCCGCATAAAGTGGTGAAACCGGGTCAAATCGTACAAGTCCGTGTTTTGAATGTGGATGCTGAACGTAACCGCGTGAATCTGTCGATGCGTCCTGAAGGTTCTGAAGCGCCGGCGAAAGCACCACGTCAGCCACGTCGCGAGAACAATGAGCCACGTGGTGAACGTAAGCCTCAGGGTAAACGTCCACAGCAAGGACGTCCGCAAGGTGATCGCCCTGAGGGTAAGAAACCTCAAGCGGCTAAACCACAAGAGCAAAAAATTGGTGGTTTGGGTGCATTGCTATTGCAAGCAGGGATTAAAGGTTCTAAATAA
- the ompR gene encoding osmolarity response regulator transcription factor OmpR encodes MSLVVPAEKADAVHTETDRVERILVVDDDVRLRTLLQRFLEDKGFVVKTAHDATQMDRLLQRELFSLIVLDFMLPVEDGLSICRRLRQSNIDTPIIMLTARGSDSDRIAGLEAGADDYLPKPFNPNELLARIRAVLRRQVREVPGAPSQQMEVVSFGPWSLDLSTRTLTREGQVVTLTTGEFAVLKALVQHPREPLTRDKLMNLARGREWGAMERSIDVQVSRLRRLVEENPARARYIQTVWGVGYVFVPDGAE; translated from the coding sequence ATGAGTTTAGTTGTACCTGCTGAAAAAGCCGATGCCGTACATACCGAAACGGACCGGGTCGAACGGATCCTGGTGGTTGATGATGATGTTCGTCTGCGTACCTTATTACAGCGTTTTCTCGAAGATAAAGGCTTTGTGGTTAAAACTGCACATGATGCCACGCAGATGGATCGACTTTTACAGCGGGAACTGTTTTCTCTGATCGTGCTCGACTTTATGCTTCCGGTCGAAGATGGCTTGAGTATCTGTCGTCGTTTACGCCAATCCAATATCGATACGCCTATCATTATGCTCACCGCTCGTGGTAGCGACTCGGATCGTATTGCCGGTTTAGAAGCAGGTGCCGATGATTACTTGCCTAAACCGTTTAACCCGAATGAGCTGCTGGCACGTATTCGTGCGGTATTGCGCCGTCAGGTACGTGAAGTGCCGGGTGCACCAAGCCAACAGATGGAAGTGGTTTCTTTTGGCCCATGGTCGCTAGATCTCTCTACCCGCACTCTGACCCGTGAAGGCCAAGTGGTAACGCTCACTACTGGTGAGTTTGCGGTACTGAAAGCACTGGTTCAACATCCACGCGAACCATTAACCCGCGACAAGCTGATGAATCTGGCGCGTGGCCGTGAATGGGGTGCCATGGAACGTTCAATTGATGTTCAGGTGTCACGTTTACGCCGTTTAGTGGAAGAAAACCCAGCGCGTGCACGTTATATCCAGACTGTATGGGGTGTGGGTTATGTCTTTGTTCCAGATGGTGCTGAATAA
- a CDS encoding ATP-binding protein, with protein sequence MKLDPIDPQKFTDFVSYSEKKRTRGERFLDKIKPRSAAMRTTVLVVFVVCFSLFMSLWFFWRTLFLPEIQQHARYLAMELEILNNPDLRLYHKQQEVDIDDWLKNRVGIEYVTNPAEYPTVREKLIAEFFTRQIETKLAKELRIEQATVYFQFKPSPRIWIQTPEMNGHWVQEPLKTYANYSNELILGWLLGTPIIVGIIILTLVRQLNRPLRRLQNAANSYSRIGSAPYLDTNHGPLEIRQVNHAFNQMIYTLDQTERERRIMLAGISHDLRTPLTRIRLSAEMMPDEDFLKEGLIYDVEDMDAILDQFISYMRDGSDEEPQDTNVNVLLQELVKQFKPLDIRFTPQEIPTIQARSMSLKRLIGNLINNSKRYGSEPIELSAHVEEDQLLICVADHGEGIPEDQIEALMQPFVRGNSARTVQGSGLGLAIVKRIVDIHHGQLRIHNRPEGGLEAIISLPVNQENPETLPPATTLDKIRQTLTDHF encoded by the coding sequence GTGAAACTCGACCCCATCGATCCACAAAAATTTACCGATTTTGTCAGCTACTCGGAAAAAAAGCGTACCCGCGGGGAACGCTTTCTCGACAAGATCAAGCCGCGTTCTGCTGCCATGCGTACCACGGTACTGGTGGTTTTTGTGGTCTGTTTTAGCCTGTTCATGTCCTTGTGGTTCTTTTGGCGTACCCTGTTTTTACCTGAAATCCAGCAACATGCGCGTTATCTGGCCATGGAACTGGAAATTCTTAATAATCCCGATCTGCGCCTGTATCATAAACAGCAGGAAGTCGATATCGATGACTGGCTAAAAAACCGGGTCGGCATTGAATACGTTACTAATCCGGCAGAATATCCCACTGTCCGTGAAAAGCTGATTGCCGAATTTTTTACCCGACAGATCGAAACCAAACTCGCCAAAGAGTTACGCATCGAACAAGCCACAGTCTATTTCCAGTTTAAGCCGAGTCCACGTATCTGGATCCAGACTCCTGAAATGAATGGTCACTGGGTACAGGAACCTTTAAAGACTTATGCCAATTATAGCAATGAACTGATTTTGGGCTGGTTGCTTGGCACGCCGATTATTGTCGGCATCATTATTTTGACCTTGGTGCGTCAGCTCAACCGTCCTTTACGCCGTTTGCAGAATGCCGCCAACAGTTATAGCCGAATCGGCTCAGCACCCTATCTAGATACCAATCATGGTCCACTGGAAATCCGTCAGGTCAATCATGCCTTTAATCAGATGATTTATACGCTGGACCAGACCGAGCGGGAACGCCGAATCATGCTGGCCGGCATTTCACATGACTTGCGCACGCCCTTAACCCGAATCCGCCTCAGTGCCGAAATGATGCCAGATGAAGATTTTCTCAAAGAAGGTCTGATTTATGATGTCGAAGATATGGACGCGATTCTGGATCAGTTCATTTCCTATATGCGCGACGGTTCCGATGAAGAACCGCAGGACACCAATGTCAATGTGCTATTACAGGAACTGGTCAAGCAGTTTAAACCGCTAGATATCCGTTTCACTCCGCAAGAAATACCGACCATTCAGGCGCGCAGCATGTCGCTGAAAAGACTGATTGGTAATCTGATCAATAACTCGAAACGTTATGGTTCCGAACCAATTGAGCTTTCTGCCCATGTTGAAGAAGATCAACTGTTGATTTGTGTGGCAGACCATGGCGAAGGCATCCCGGAAGATCAGATCGAAGCCTTGATGCAGCCTTTTGTTCGGGGCAATTCGGCAAGAACGGTACAAGGCAGCGGCTTAGGACTGGCCATTGTGAAACGGATTGTCGATATTCACCATGGTCAATTGCGTATCCATAATCGTCCTGAAGGTGGGCTTGAAGCTATCATTTCACTACCCGTGAATCAAGAGAACCCAGAGACACTTCCCCCAGCCACTACACTCGATAAAATTCGCCAAACTTTGACTGATCACTTTTAA
- a CDS encoding acetyl-CoA hydrolase/transferase family protein, with amino-acid sequence MSLDRIRLASLHNKVISPEQAAEFIQDGMTVGMSGFTRAGEAKAVPLALVQQAKANPLKITLITGASLGNDLDKQLTEAGVLARRLPFQVDNTLRKAINNGEVMFIDQHLSETVEQMRNLQLKKPDVAIIEAVAITEDGGIIPTTSVGNSASFAIFAEKVIVEINTNLSPAFEGLHDIYIPTYRPTRQAIPLTQVDERIGTHAINIDPSKIVGIVFNSELHDSPSTVTAPDDETQSIANHLIAFFEKEVAEDRLPKNLGPLQAGIGSIANAVLTGLKDSNFEDLIMYSEVLQDCTFELIDAGKMKFASGSSITLSAKYGEKVFNNLEQYKDKLVLRPQEISNHPELVRRLGIIGINTALEFDIYGNVNSTHVCGTKMMNGIGGSGDFARNAHLAIFVTKSIAKGGDISSVVPFASHIDHAEHDVDILVTEQGLADLRGLAPRERARAVIDNCAHPMYRDALNDYFDRACAKGGHTPHLLREALSWHSNFEENGHMLAVEAAVKTA; translated from the coding sequence ATGTCTTTAGATCGTATCCGTTTAGCCTCCCTACACAACAAAGTCATCAGCCCTGAACAAGCGGCTGAATTCATCCAAGATGGCATGACTGTGGGTATGAGTGGCTTTACTCGCGCTGGTGAAGCGAAGGCGGTTCCTTTAGCTTTGGTTCAACAGGCAAAAGCAAATCCATTAAAGATCACGTTAATTACTGGTGCATCACTAGGGAACGATCTAGACAAACAACTGACTGAAGCTGGTGTATTGGCACGTCGTTTACCGTTCCAGGTAGACAATACTTTACGTAAAGCGATCAACAACGGCGAAGTGATGTTCATTGACCAGCACTTGTCTGAAACTGTTGAGCAAATGCGTAACCTGCAGTTGAAAAAACCAGACGTTGCGATCATCGAAGCCGTAGCAATTACTGAAGATGGCGGCATCATTCCAACAACATCTGTTGGTAACTCTGCAAGCTTTGCGATTTTTGCTGAAAAAGTGATTGTAGAAATCAATACGAATTTAAGCCCGGCATTTGAAGGCTTGCACGATATCTACATCCCGACGTATCGTCCAACGCGTCAAGCGATTCCATTGACTCAAGTTGATGAGCGTATTGGTACGCATGCGATCAATATCGATCCATCTAAAATTGTTGGTATCGTATTTAACAGCGAATTGCACGACTCTCCATCTACTGTAACCGCACCAGATGATGAGACTCAAAGCATTGCCAACCATTTGATCGCTTTCTTTGAAAAAGAAGTAGCTGAAGACCGTCTACCGAAAAACCTCGGACCTCTTCAAGCAGGGATCGGTTCAATTGCAAACGCCGTATTGACGGGTCTGAAAGATTCAAACTTCGAAGACTTGATCATGTACTCAGAAGTACTACAAGACTGTACGTTTGAATTGATCGATGCCGGTAAAATGAAGTTTGCTTCAGGTTCTTCTATTACGCTTTCTGCTAAGTACGGCGAGAAAGTATTTAACAACCTAGAACAATACAAAGACAAACTGGTATTACGTCCACAGGAAATTTCAAACCATCCTGAACTGGTACGTCGTTTAGGTATTATCGGCATCAACACTGCACTTGAGTTTGATATTTACGGTAACGTGAACTCAACTCACGTATGTGGTACCAAGATGATGAACGGTATTGGTGGCTCAGGTGACTTCGCACGTAATGCCCACTTGGCGATCTTCGTAACCAAATCAATCGCGAAAGGTGGAGACATCTCTTCTGTAGTGCCATTTGCTTCACATATCGACCACGCAGAACATGATGTTGATATCCTAGTGACTGAACAAGGTCTTGCGGATCTTCGTGGTTTGGCTCCGCGTGAGCGTGCACGTGCAGTAATTGATAACTGTGCGCACCCAATGTACCGCGATGCGTTGAATGATTACTTTGACCGTGCATGTGCAAAAGGCGGCCATACCCCTCATCTTCTTCGTGAAGCGCTTTCTTGGCACTCAAACTTCGAAGAAAATGGTCACATGCTTGCTGTTGAAGCTGCAGTAAAAACTGCATAA
- a CDS encoding DsbA family oxidoreductase, with product MRVDIWSDVVCPFCYIGKKRLEAAAQEAGIELEVHWHSFQLDPEAPVRQEVSNSERLAQKYGRTVAEVEEMQRNIAEMAKAEGIEFNWEGANSGNTFNAHRLIHLAQSKGLGNEAQEAFFYSYMTQGLAIGERETLEDVAARIGLNPVEVDDLLDSEEYADFVKFDQEVAHEQLKVTGVPFFVFDQRVALAGAQPKEVFLQVFEKALDTSTNSQAAQCSPETCDTPDQAK from the coding sequence ATGCGCGTAGATATCTGGTCAGATGTGGTTTGCCCCTTCTGCTATATTGGTAAAAAACGTTTAGAAGCTGCTGCACAAGAAGCAGGTATTGAGCTAGAAGTACATTGGCACAGTTTCCAGCTCGATCCTGAAGCACCGGTACGTCAGGAAGTCTCCAACTCTGAGCGTCTGGCGCAAAAATATGGCCGCACCGTGGCAGAAGTCGAAGAGATGCAGCGCAATATTGCTGAAATGGCCAAAGCCGAAGGTATTGAATTTAACTGGGAAGGTGCCAATTCAGGCAATACCTTTAATGCGCATCGCCTGATTCACCTGGCGCAAAGCAAAGGTTTGGGCAATGAAGCACAGGAAGCGTTCTTCTATAGCTATATGACCCAAGGTCTGGCGATTGGAGAACGTGAAACACTGGAAGATGTCGCAGCGCGTATTGGCCTGAATCCGGTCGAAGTCGATGACCTGTTGGATTCGGAAGAATATGCTGATTTTGTCAAATTCGATCAGGAAGTCGCACATGAACAACTCAAAGTGACCGGTGTACCTTTCTTTGTTTTTGATCAACGTGTGGCATTGGCAGGCGCGCAGCCTAAAGAAGTTTTCCTGCAAGTATTTGAAAAAGCGCTCGATACATCAACCAACAGTCAGGCAGCACAGTGCTCACCAGAAACGTGTGACACGCCAGACCAAGCTAAATAA
- a CDS encoding dodecin family protein, with product MAIAKVVEVNSSSNKSFEDAIQTGIQKVTETVKNVQGAWINEQKVVIKENKITEYRVNLKISFLVD from the coding sequence ATGGCAATTGCAAAAGTGGTAGAAGTCAATTCAAGCAGCAATAAAAGCTTTGAAGATGCGATTCAAACGGGCATTCAAAAAGTCACAGAAACGGTCAAAAATGTACAAGGTGCTTGGATCAATGAACAGAAGGTTGTCATTAAAGAAAATAAAATCACGGAATATCGTGTCAATTTAAAAATTAGTTTTCTGGTTGATTAA